A window of Microcoleus sp. FACHB-68 genomic DNA:
CGCACCCAGCAAAGTTCCAGAGTGCCGGCTGCAACAGTTGGAATGGGCGGGAGAACTGCAAATTCCTTTCACCACCGGCCTTTTATTAGGAATTGGGGAAACTCTAGACGACTGCCAGGAAACGTTGCAAGCGATCGCAGGCATTCACCGGCAATGGGGACATATCCAAGAAGTGATTCTGCAACCCCACAGTCCAGGGACTCAGCAGGCGTGGGAGGGTTCAGCGTTTAGTTCTCACCGGCTTACAGAAGTGGTTAAAATGGCCCGTCAGATATTGCCAACGGAGATCGTTCTGCAAATTCCCCCCAATTTAGTGCAAGAACCGGCAGCATTACTTGCTTGTTTAGAAGCCGGTGCGCGAGATCTAGGGGGAATTGGGCCGCGTGATGAGGTTAACCCCGACTACCCCCATCCCCACCATCAGCAACTCTCAGAAATCTTAAAACCGACAGGATGGCAGTTAGTGCCACGCTTGCCGGTTTATCCTCAATATGACAGTTGGCTGCAAGGACGCTTACACAATGCCGTCAAACAGTGGCGCAGTGCAATTAATAACCCGTTGACGCGAAATTAGGCTGAAAAGCATAATCAACTCGCTCAACCTTGGTTTCACATCTGCCATCGGGATAGAGTTTTAACAGCCGGAATCCTGGTTCCACCTCATCGAGGGAAAACTTGTTGCTTTGCGGTTTGAACTGAATACAAGTCGAGGGGGTGGTTAAGTAGCGAACTCCCCGACGTTCCCGTTCAAAGTCTTGATGAATATGACCACACAAGACAAGTTTAACTTGGGGGTGCCGGTCAAGAACGGCAAATAGTTCTTCTGGATTTTGCAAGGTGCTGCCATCTAGCCAGTGTGAATCCACCATGAAGGGTGGGTGGTGGAGTGCCACAAGTGTGGGCCGGTTGCCGACGAGATCGAGCTGCCAGTCTAACCAATCTAAGCTTGCCGGTGACAGAAAACCGTGAACGTATCCAGGCACGCCAGAGTTAAGCAGTAAAAAGCTCCAGTTGCCCACACCAAAAGCTTTGTGGGGAAAGATGGGAGGCTCAGTTAACACCTGCTGCATCACCGGCAGGCAGTCATGGTTACCTGGTAGCCAGTAAGTCGGAATTCCTAAAGGACTGACTAAACTGTGTAGGAGTTGATAAGATTCTGGTGTTTCATCTTGGGACAGATCGCCGGTGAGCAGCAGCAAGTCGGGTTGAGGCTGCAACGCTTGCAACTGCGCCAAAACAGCTTGAAAAGACGCTAGGGTTCGCAGACCGAGCAATTCCTGCTTAGCATCGGCGAACAAGTGGATATCAGTGACTTGAGCAACGAGGAGAGGGGTTGCTTGGCTCATGGCTATTCAACTGGAGTGCGGGATTTATGGTTTCTGGGCTAAAAATTTTGGGCTAGGAATCAACTTTTTTTAACGCCCGCGTTTTGATATCTCTTTAAAATAGCTTTAACAAAGTTTCAAATTGGCGATCTGTGAGTGTCTTCTCTGTGATTTCGATCACACGTAGCCTGAGATTTGCGTCGGCTGCTTCAGTCTCAGCCGGCACCGCAGATTTTTTTTAGGAAAATCAAGCCGGCAGGATTGAGTAAAGCGAAAAACCTGCTATGATGATAAACGCTGCGATAATTACAGTGCGGCGGCATAGCCAAGTGGTAAGGCAGAGGTCTGCAAAACCTCCACCCCCAGTTCAAATCTGGGTGCCGCCTTTAAAAAACATCTAGAAGAACTTATGTTCAACTAAACCTACGAAGTCACTACGAGCGCACCTCACTCATAGAAGGTTGTAATTGGCAAGCGAGCGCGGAGTGTTTTTGTCGTTGTTTCTATGGCAGAGTAATAGCGATTTAAGGTTTAGTCGCGACACATGAATTCTTTTAGTGCTGAGGACTGAAAACTGAGAGATTTGAAATTACTCAGTCCTCAGTCCTCAGTTTTGTCATATCTGTAATTTTTGCTCTCGAAATTAGTATAACCTCACTCCATCCAGCCCACGTAGTCTCAAACCTACAGTGCTTGATTGAGTTCTTTATTTTTAATTCTCTATTCAGAAATATTAGAACCTTCGCTGAGGGTAAACAAAATACTTTAGTCATTTTGCGCCTAGAGGATTACTACCCTACGACGGAGAAAACGATTGTAAATCGATTGAATTTTTAGCTCGCTAGATAGATATTGCTCGTCTTTACTTATTCTTAACGATGTAGTGGGGGTATTCCTTAACTTTCCTTAACTTAAGGAAGTAATCCTTATACGTGTTGGTCGCTTATCTAACCAAATCGTTCACCTCCAACACCGCCCCTCTGAAGATTTGCAAAACTCCAATTAACTGACTATGTACCTGCGTCATCTCAAGGGATGTGTTGGCTATAGCGTTCTCTCAGGCGGAGATGACCAACGGCATTGATGACTGCTCAACGGACAACTGACAACTGTCACCGCTCAACTTATCGGTTCAACTCATCAATAATTGTCATGTCAAACAACAACACGTCAGACAACAGCGCCCCCCAAAATAACAGCGTCATTTTCATTCACCCCGATGGCACGACGCCCTCTCACTATGCCCTGGCTCGTTATGAGACGGCAGGGCCTGACGGTCGCATCAACTGGGACAGAATGGATAGCGCTGGCTCCTATTTGTCACATATTAAAGATCAGCTCACGGCAACTTCAAACGCTGGGGCGGTGGTTCATGCCTATGGCGTGAAGCCCCAGGCAAATTCCTATGGATTGGACGAAGAAGGCAATCCTATCGTCTCCCTGTCGGCACAAGAAGGCTTGGCCGATGAGGGAATGACCATTATGGAGGAGGCGATCGCTGCTGGCAAAGCGACCGCTGTGATTAACTCTGGCTTTATTGCGGAACCTGGAACAGGCGTGTTTCTGGCTGATGTAGAAAGTCGCCAGCAGACGGAAGCCATCACGGCAGAAGTGCTGGAGTCTGGCGTTAATGTTATCCTGGGCGGCGGCGAAACCGATTATTTGCCTGAAGGTACCGTTGGCTTCTTTGGTGAAGAGGGCACTCGCACCGATGGACGCAACTTAATTGAAGAAGCCGAGGAAATGGGCTACACAGTAGTCTACACTCGTGAGCAGTTACAGAGCCTGCCCGAAGGCACCAGCAAAGTCTTGGGCATCTTTGCGGCAGAAGATACCTACAACGACACCACCGAAGAAGCCAATGCCGCCGAGCGGTTAGACAACTACGGTCAGCCGGGCAATTTCAATCCGCCCACGGTGGGAGAAATGCTAGAGGCAGCTCTGCCGATTTTGGCTAAAGATGAAGATGGCTTCTTTGTGGTTCTCGAAGAAGAGGGCACGGATAACTTTGGCAACAATAACAATGGTCGGGGCGTGGTGGAAGCCGCCATTCGAGCAGATGAGGCGATTGGCGTTGCCCAAGATTTCATCGACAACGAGCGGCCTAATACGTTACTGATTACCACCGCAGACAGCAATGCAGGCGGTGTACAGGCGAATGAGACCGATGTCATAGCAGGTGGTAACGTTGGCACCACTCCTGTCAACCCTACCCTGCCCAACCGCTCTGATGCCGTTGCCGTCCCCCTTGATGGACAGAACGGACGTACAACTGAACCCTTCATCACCGGGCCTGATGAAAATGGCTTTCGCTACGACTACGGCATTTCCTATGCAGGGCTGCCTGACTTTGGCTCTGACGTAGTCAGCAAAGCCTATGGTCTGAACGCGGATCTGTTGCCCAGCACCCACGACAACACCGAGATTTATCGGCTGATGTATCAGACGCTGTTTAATGAAGTGCTGCCGTCTCCCGTTCCGGCCCCGGAACCGACCCCTGCGACTCCTGCTACTGAGGACAAGGGCAACGTTATCTTCATTCACCCCGATGGCACGACCCCGGCTTACTTCACGCTGGCTCGCCTAGAGGAAGTGGGACCAGATGGCCGCCTCAATTGGGACATGATGTCTGATGCCGGCGTTTACATTAATAGCCTCGAAGACCAGATTACGGCCACCTCTAACGCTGGGGCGGTGGTTCACTCGCTGGGCACCAAACCTCAAGCTGATTCCTACGGGTTAGATGAAAATGGTGAGCCTGTGATTTCTCGCTCTGGAAAGCAGGGTGTAACCATTATGGAAGAGGCGATCGCGGCAGGTAAGGCAACCGCTGTGATCAACTCTGGCTTTATTGCCGAGCCTGGGACGGGTGTGTTTCTGGCTGATGTAGAAAACCGCAACCAGACGGAAGCCATCACGGCAGAAGTCTTGGAGTCTGGTGTTGATATCATTCTCGGCGGTGGTGAAACCGACTATTTGCCAGAAGGAACCACCGGCTTTTTTGGTGAAGAAGGTACTCGCACCGATGGACGCAACCTGATTGAGGAAGCCGAGGAGATGGGCTACACGGTGGTCTATACCCGTGAGCAACTGCAAGACTTGCCTGAAGACGCCAGCAAAGTTTTGGGTATCTTTGCGGCAGAAGACACCTACAACGACACCACTGAAGAGGCGAACGCCGCAGCGGGATTGGACAACTACGGGCAGCCGGGCAACGAAAACCCACCCACCGTTGCCGAAATGTTGGAGGCAGCTCTGCCCATTCTCAATCGCGACCCCCAGGGATTTATGGTGGTGTTAGAAGAGGAAGGCACCGATAACTTTGGTAATAACAACAACGGTCGGGGATTGATTGAGGCTACCCAGCGGGCAGATGATGCGATCGGCGTAGCAATGGACTTCATCAACAACGAAGACCCCAATACGCTGCTGGTTACATCTGCAGATAGCAATGCGGGTGGCCCTCAGGTGTATGACGTGGATGACGTGGATGAACCCGTCGGCACGGTTGAAACCAATCCCACTCTGCCGGATGACTCCGATGCTGTGCAAGTGCCCCTTGATGGCCGAGATGGTCGCAACACTGAACCCTTTGTTGCGGCTGCCGATGCCAACGGCAACGAGTATCCCTTCGCGATCGCCTACGCCACAGTAAACGACGTTCCCGACGGCGTGTTGACCAAAACCTATGGTTTGAATGCGGGAGATTTGCCCAGCTCTCACGAAAACACCTACATCTATGAACTGATGTATCGGACGCTGTTTGGTCAAAACTCTTTGCCCACACTAATCGAAGGCACTCCCCAATCAGAAACCCTGTTGGGTGGCCCCGAGCGCGACTTAGTTCGCGGCAATGAGGGTGAGGACATAATCGCAGGCTCCGTCAATGATGACTTCCTCTACGGTGAAGAAGGCAATGACCTGATCCGAGGTGACTTAAACACGGTTCAGGCCGGCGGCAGTGCCGGTGGTGATGACCTGCTCAGCGGCGGCTTAGGCGACGATATCCTCTTTGGTCAGGGCGGCGATGACCAGCTTTATGGCGGTGAAGGCAACGACCAACTCTTTGGCGATGCCGGCGATGACCTGCTCTTTGGCGGTCTCGGTCAAGATTCCCTGGTTGGTGGAGAAGGCCGAGATCGCTTCGTTCTCGCTTCCGGTGAGAATGGCGATGTCGATACACTTAGCGATTTCCGCATTGGTGAAGACTTCATCGCCATGATGGAGGGAGTTGCGTTTGATCAGCTCGTGTTCTCTCAAAGCGGCGGCAGCACGGTTATCACCGCTAATGACAGTATGTTGGCGATGATTCGCGGCATCAACAGCACTGATCTGATTGCTACA
This region includes:
- the cofG gene encoding 7,8-didemethyl-8-hydroxy-5-deazariboflavin synthase subunit CofG, giving the protein MSRIVTYSPAYTVVPTYECFNRCTYCNFRVDPQQSPWLELSEAQRLLKSLHGTGIIEILILSGEVHPQSSRRQAWFQRIYDLCELALSLGFLPHTNAGPLSLEEMAKLKTVNVSMGLMLEQLTPQLMQTVHRHAPSKVPECRLQQLEWAGELQIPFTTGLLLGIGETLDDCQETLQAIAGIHRQWGHIQEVILQPHSPGTQQAWEGSAFSSHRLTEVVKMARQILPTEIVLQIPPNLVQEPAALLACLEAGARDLGGIGPRDEVNPDYPHPHHQQLSEILKPTGWQLVPRLPVYPQYDSWLQGRLHNAVKQWRSAINNPLTRN
- a CDS encoding alkaline phosphatase, whose translation is MSNNNTSDNSAPQNNSVIFIHPDGTTPSHYALARYETAGPDGRINWDRMDSAGSYLSHIKDQLTATSNAGAVVHAYGVKPQANSYGLDEEGNPIVSLSAQEGLADEGMTIMEEAIAAGKATAVINSGFIAEPGTGVFLADVESRQQTEAITAEVLESGVNVILGGGETDYLPEGTVGFFGEEGTRTDGRNLIEEAEEMGYTVVYTREQLQSLPEGTSKVLGIFAAEDTYNDTTEEANAAERLDNYGQPGNFNPPTVGEMLEAALPILAKDEDGFFVVLEEEGTDNFGNNNNGRGVVEAAIRADEAIGVAQDFIDNERPNTLLITTADSNAGGVQANETDVIAGGNVGTTPVNPTLPNRSDAVAVPLDGQNGRTTEPFITGPDENGFRYDYGISYAGLPDFGSDVVSKAYGLNADLLPSTHDNTEIYRLMYQTLFNEVLPSPVPAPEPTPATPATEDKGNVIFIHPDGTTPAYFTLARLEEVGPDGRLNWDMMSDAGVYINSLEDQITATSNAGAVVHSLGTKPQADSYGLDENGEPVISRSGKQGVTIMEEAIAAGKATAVINSGFIAEPGTGVFLADVENRNQTEAITAEVLESGVDIILGGGETDYLPEGTTGFFGEEGTRTDGRNLIEEAEEMGYTVVYTREQLQDLPEDASKVLGIFAAEDTYNDTTEEANAAAGLDNYGQPGNENPPTVAEMLEAALPILNRDPQGFMVVLEEEGTDNFGNNNNGRGLIEATQRADDAIGVAMDFINNEDPNTLLVTSADSNAGGPQVYDVDDVDEPVGTVETNPTLPDDSDAVQVPLDGRDGRNTEPFVAAADANGNEYPFAIAYATVNDVPDGVLTKTYGLNAGDLPSSHENTYIYELMYRTLFGQNSLPTLIEGTPQSETLLGGPERDLVRGNEGEDIIAGSVNDDFLYGEEGNDLIRGDLNTVQAGGSAGGDDLLSGGLGDDILFGQGGDDQLYGGEGNDQLFGDAGDDLLFGGLGQDSLVGGEGRDRFVLASGENGDVDTLSDFRIGEDFIAMMEGVAFDQLVFSQSGGSTVITANDSMLAMIRGINSTDLIATADTTFVMM
- the cpdA gene encoding 3',5'-cyclic-AMP phosphodiesterase; amino-acid sequence: MSQATPLLVAQVTDIHLFADAKQELLGLRTLASFQAVLAQLQALQPQPDLLLLTGDLSQDETPESYQLLHSLVSPLGIPTYWLPGNHDCLPVMQQVLTEPPIFPHKAFGVGNWSFLLLNSGVPGYVHGFLSPASLDWLDWQLDLVGNRPTLVALHHPPFMVDSHWLDGSTLQNPEELFAVLDRHPQVKLVLCGHIHQDFERERRGVRYLTTPSTCIQFKPQSNKFSLDEVEPGFRLLKLYPDGRCETKVERVDYAFQPNFASTGY